GAGTAGCCGGGACGGGACGCGAGATCGGGGGGAACGGCGGGAGGCGCACATACAGGGGCCCGGGGAACGGCGGGTCCGTGCTGCTGGTGGTCGGAGCCCATCGGAGGTTCGTGCTGCTGCGTGTCTTTAAGGGAACCCGAAGCCGATGCGCGCCACGGCAGTGCACCGGCAGCAGACCCGGGCTCGCCGTTCCCCGAGCCCCTGTCGGGGCCTTTCGCCGTTCCCGTCTAGCCCCAGGCGGGGGTTTCCTCCGGTTCAGGGGACGCGGGGCGGGTCGGGCTGGGATGCTGATGCGCGGTCAGGGGGTGGCCCGGGCGAGGGGGGTTGGCACGGTGCGCGTGGTCTACGTGATCGACAGTGTGAGTCGGGTCGGCGGGGCGGAGCAGGGGCTGGTGGCGATGGCTCCGCTGCTGGTCCGCTCGGGGGTGGACCTGCACGTGGCGTTCCTGAAGGAGTCGCCGGGCGGGTTCCAGGAGGAGTTGCGGGCGGCGGGCGCCGGGGTGCACCCGGTGCTGCGCGGGTCGCGGCGGGCGCGGGTGGCGGCGTTGCGGGCGGAGTTCCGCCGGCTGCGGCCGGACCTGGTGCACACGACGCTGTACGAGTCGGACGTGCTGGGGCGGACGGCCGCGCTGGGGGCGCGGGTGCCGGTGGTGTCGAGCCTGGTGAACTCGGCGTACGGGCCGGAGCACCTGCACGCGCGGGGGCTGAGCCCGTGGAAGGTGCGGGCGGCGCAGGCGGTGGACGCGGTGACGGCGCAGGGGGTGCGCCGGTTCCACGCGCTGACGGAGCACGTGGCGGACGTGATGGCGGCGCGGCTGCGGGTCTCGCGGCGGCGGATCGACGTGGTGCCGCGCGGCCGGGACCCGCAGCTGCTGGGCGGGGTGACGCCGCAGCGGCGGGCCCGGGTGCGGGCGGAGCTGGGGTTGGCGGAGGAGGTGCCGGTGGTGCTGGCGGCGGCCCGGCAGCAGTACCAGAAGGGGCTGGACGTGCTGGTGTCGGCGTGGCCGCGGGTGCGGGCGGCGCGGCCGGACGCGGTGCTGCTGCTGGCGGGGAGCCGGGGGTCGGAGACGGCGCGGCTGGAGGAGTTGGCGGCGGCGACGGGGGGCGTGCGGTTCCTGGGGCCGCGGGACGACGTGTTCGACCTGATGGCGGCGGCCGAGGTGTTCGCGGTGCCCTCGCGCTGGGAGGGGTTGGGGAGCGCGGCGATGGAGGCGATGGGCGTGGGGGTGCCGCTGGTGTGCGCGGACGTGCCGGCGCTGCGCGAGACGGTGGGATCGGCGGAGTGCGCGCTGCTGGTGCCGCCGCAGCGGCCGGAGGAGCTGGCGGCGGCGCTGGTGCGGGCGCTGGAGGAGCGCGGGGAGGCGCTGGTGCGGGCGAAGGCGGCGCGGACGCGTTTCCTGGCCGGGTACACGCTGGAGCAGGTCTCGGCGCGGATGGTCGGGTTCTACGGGCGCGCACTGGCCTGACGGCGCGGGGACGGGCGGTGGCCGAACCGACCGGCGGCCCCTTGATGACTCCACGTCAGTTCGCCTGCGTGCGTCCGGAATCCGACCGGGCCCAGGTGTCAGTATGGCCAAAGCGCTTGCGCCGCAGGTCCGGGGCGGGAAGCATCGGGCGCAGGGGAGGGCCGTAGGGGCGGCCTCTGGACGTTCGTTTGCTTGCCGCAGCCGGGGGGCGCATGCGGCCCGGCCGTGACCGATGCGCGCCGCCCGCCGGGGTGGGTGCGGCCGTGGGGCGCGTGTGCACCGTGACGAGGCGAGGGGAACCAACCGGTGGAACCGGCAAATCTGTTCACCGTTCTGCGGCGGTACTGGCGGCTGCTGGCCGCGTGTACGGCGGCCGCGCTGGTCGTGGGCCTCCTGCTGACGCCGGCCGGGAACGCCGTGGACAACGGCAAGTGGCAGTGCAAGGTGGCGATCACGCCGGTGGCGGGTGCGGCGGACACCGTGCGGGCCGACCAGGTGCTGTCGTACGCGCAGGGCTCCGCGGTGACCACGGCGGCGGCCCAGAAGCTGCACGTGACGGACGTGGCGGGGCTGACCGCGCGCCGGACGGTGGCGGCGGAGTCCACCCAGATGCTGCTGTTCACCACGACCGGCCCGACCCAGGCGTCCTGCGCGGAGCTGGCGCAGGCGCTGGCCGAGGCGACCATCACCGGTTACGCGCAGGAGTCGAAGAAGAGCGCCGACGAGTCGATCAAGCGGCTGCGCACCCAGGCGGACGCCCAGCAGTCGCAGC
The window above is part of the Kitasatospora sp. NA04385 genome. Proteins encoded here:
- a CDS encoding glycosyltransferase family 4 protein, translating into MIDSVSRVGGAEQGLVAMAPLLVRSGVDLHVAFLKESPGGFQEELRAAGAGVHPVLRGSRRARVAALRAEFRRLRPDLVHTTLYESDVLGRTAALGARVPVVSSLVNSAYGPEHLHARGLSPWKVRAAQAVDAVTAQGVRRFHALTEHVADVMAARLRVSRRRIDVVPRGRDPQLLGGVTPQRRARVRAELGLAEEVPVVLAAARQQYQKGLDVLVSAWPRVRAARPDAVLLLAGSRGSETARLEELAAATGGVRFLGPRDDVFDLMAAAEVFAVPSRWEGLGSAAMEAMGVGVPLVCADVPALRETVGSAECALLVPPQRPEELAAALVRALEERGEALVRAKAARTRFLAGYTLEQVSARMVGFYGRALA